A single genomic interval of Streptomyces sp. NBC_00663 harbors:
- a CDS encoding cystathionine gamma-lyase, whose protein sequence is MSESTGATGEGTRAVRAGLPEPVKNEPTLPGPVFAAHFHLPGDVAGPYTYGRDENPTWTLLERAVGELEAPGRDDVQTLVFASGMAAISSVLFSQLRAGDTVVMPDDGYQALPLVHEQLRAYGIQVRTAPTGQDAQLAVLEGARLLWLETPSNPGLDVCDIRRLVDTAHARGALVAVDNTLATPLGQRPLELGADFSVASGTKQLTGHGDVLLGYVSARDAEAMTAVRRWRKLVGAIPGPMEAWLAHRSIATLQLRVERQSANALAVAEALRDQPEELGVRYPGLPDDPSYEIASRQMRRFGCVVSFTLPTRARAERFLQGLRLVDDATSFGGVRSTAERRGRWGGDAVPEGFVRFSAGAEDTEDLVADVLRALRESAD, encoded by the coding sequence ATGAGCGAATCGACCGGGGCCACCGGGGAGGGCACGCGCGCGGTGCGGGCCGGACTCCCCGAGCCCGTCAAGAACGAGCCCACCCTTCCCGGCCCGGTCTTCGCCGCCCACTTCCATCTGCCGGGCGACGTCGCCGGGCCGTACACCTACGGCCGCGACGAGAACCCCACCTGGACCCTGCTGGAGCGGGCCGTCGGCGAGTTGGAGGCGCCCGGGCGGGACGACGTCCAGACGCTCGTGTTCGCCTCCGGGATGGCCGCCATCTCGTCGGTGCTCTTCTCACAACTGCGCGCCGGGGACACGGTCGTCATGCCCGACGACGGCTACCAGGCGCTGCCCCTGGTCCACGAACAGCTGCGGGCGTACGGCATCCAAGTACGCACCGCGCCGACCGGCCAGGACGCCCAACTGGCCGTGCTGGAGGGCGCGCGGCTGCTGTGGCTCGAGACGCCGTCCAACCCCGGGCTCGACGTCTGCGACATCCGGCGGCTCGTGGACACGGCACACGCGCGTGGTGCCCTCGTCGCGGTCGACAACACGCTCGCCACACCGCTCGGCCAGCGCCCGCTGGAGCTCGGCGCCGACTTCTCGGTGGCGAGCGGCACCAAGCAGCTCACGGGGCACGGAGACGTCCTCCTGGGCTACGTCAGCGCCCGCGACGCCGAGGCGATGACGGCCGTACGACGCTGGCGCAAGCTCGTCGGGGCGATCCCCGGCCCCATGGAGGCCTGGCTCGCGCACCGGTCGATCGCCACGCTCCAGCTGCGGGTCGAGCGGCAGAGCGCGAACGCGCTGGCCGTCGCCGAGGCGCTGCGCGACCAGCCGGAGGAGCTCGGGGTGCGCTATCCGGGGCTGCCGGACGACCCGTCGTACGAGATCGCCTCGCGGCAGATGCGCCGCTTCGGGTGCGTGGTCTCCTTCACGCTGCCCACGCGCGCGCGTGCCGAGCGTTTCCTTCAGGGGCTGCGGCTCGTGGACGACGCGACCAGCTTCGGCGGGGTGCGCTCGACGGCCGAACGGCGGGGGCGCTGGGGCGGGGACGCGGTGCCGGAAGGCTTCGTCCGCTTCTCGGCCGGCGCCGAGGACACGGAGGACCTGGTGGCGGATGTGCTGCGTGCGCTGCGTGAGTCGGCCGACTGA
- a CDS encoding GNAT family N-acetyltransferase — translation MSTPSPASLPIRRLTHRDLAACADLSEDRGWPREEHKWGYLLASGTGYGIDDPEGGLVSACVVTTYGPQERPELGAIGMVLVAERHARKGIGRRLMRHVLAAMGTIPLTLHATPNGRPLYEELGFKTTGRAEMVRGHFRADGYRPTVTTRTATGGDLSAILRLDEAVFGADRTHIVTRLPAFADQLRVAEENGRIIGYAAAWPNMDTHVVGPLVAQDTETAKALIASLAAHTDRPLRTDIDVRHEELLAWAKEHGLASVAFNAVMTYGIPELPGDWSRRFAPVTVAAG, via the coding sequence GTGTCGACACCTTCCCCCGCTTCTCTGCCCATCCGCCGTCTGACGCATCGCGATCTCGCTGCCTGCGCCGACTTGTCCGAGGACCGGGGGTGGCCGCGCGAGGAGCACAAGTGGGGCTACCTCCTCGCCTCCGGAACGGGATACGGCATCGACGACCCCGAGGGCGGACTCGTCAGCGCCTGCGTCGTCACCACGTACGGGCCGCAGGAGCGCCCGGAGCTGGGAGCCATCGGCATGGTCCTGGTCGCCGAACGCCACGCCCGGAAGGGGATCGGCCGCCGGTTGATGCGCCATGTGCTCGCGGCGATGGGCACCATCCCACTCACCCTGCACGCGACACCCAACGGCCGCCCCCTCTACGAGGAACTCGGCTTCAAGACCACCGGCCGGGCGGAGATGGTGCGAGGTCACTTCAGGGCCGACGGCTACCGGCCCACCGTCACGACGCGGACGGCCACGGGTGGGGATCTCTCCGCCATCCTCCGGCTCGACGAAGCGGTGTTCGGCGCCGACCGCACACACATCGTCACGCGCCTGCCCGCCTTCGCCGACCAGCTGCGGGTCGCGGAGGAGAACGGCCGGATCATCGGCTACGCGGCCGCGTGGCCCAACATGGACACCCACGTCGTGGGCCCGCTCGTGGCCCAGGACACGGAGACGGCCAAGGCGCTCATCGCCTCCCTCGCCGCCCACACGGACCGCCCGCTGCGCACCGACATCGACGTACGGCACGAAGAACTGCTGGCCTGGGCGAAGGAGCATGGCCTGGCGTCCGTCGCCTTCAACGCGGTCATGACATACGGCATCCCGGAGCTGCCGGGCGACTGGAGCCGCCGGTTCGCGCCGGTGACGGTGGCGGCGGGGTGA
- a CDS encoding LysR family transcriptional regulator yields the protein MDLALLRTFVTVHRAGSFTRAAALLGLSQPAVTSQIRTLERQLGRPLFLRQARGVTPTTIGDELAHKAAPHLDALVEIAETGLDDESSLRTLHLAGPPEFTAERALPALTELTGEDGQGFALRASFGNAEETLEGLAAGHHDLAICTARPRGALLTATPLCDEVHVLVASPLRAEQIGAGTLRHKGAPALENIPVVEVHESLPFVSRYWASVFDSRPAAPGTVIVPDLRAVLACAAAGAGLAVLPRYLCAEALERGDVVALHHPAVPPLRTYFLVVRTGTLAMPHVARAHEWLLRAADDWG from the coding sequence ATGGATCTGGCCTTGCTGCGGACCTTCGTGACCGTGCACCGGGCCGGCTCCTTCACCCGCGCCGCCGCGTTGCTGGGCCTCTCGCAGCCCGCCGTGACCTCGCAGATCCGCACCCTGGAACGGCAGTTGGGCCGCCCCCTGTTCCTACGGCAGGCCCGCGGCGTGACCCCGACGACCATCGGCGACGAACTCGCCCACAAGGCCGCACCGCACCTCGACGCCCTCGTGGAGATCGCCGAGACAGGGCTCGACGACGAGTCGTCCTTACGCACCCTGCACCTGGCCGGGCCACCCGAGTTCACCGCCGAACGGGCCCTGCCCGCACTCACCGAGCTGACCGGGGAGGACGGCCAGGGCTTCGCACTGCGCGCCTCCTTCGGAAACGCCGAGGAGACCCTGGAGGGGCTGGCCGCCGGACATCATGATCTGGCCATCTGTACGGCCCGTCCGCGCGGTGCCCTGCTCACCGCGACTCCGCTCTGCGACGAAGTGCACGTCCTGGTCGCCTCCCCGCTCCGGGCCGAGCAGATCGGCGCGGGGACACTGCGCCACAAGGGCGCGCCGGCCCTGGAGAACATTCCGGTGGTCGAGGTGCATGAGTCGCTGCCGTTCGTCTCCCGTTACTGGGCGTCCGTCTTCGACTCCCGACCGGCCGCTCCGGGCACCGTCATCGTCCCCGACCTGCGCGCCGTACTGGCCTGCGCCGCGGCGGGTGCCGGGCTGGCGGTGCTGCCCCGCTATCTGTGCGCCGAAGCCCTGGAGCGAGGGGACGTGGTCGCGCTGCACCATCCCGCGGTGCCGCCGTTGCGGACGTACTTCCTGGTGGTCCGCACCGGCACGCTGGCGATGCCGCATGTGGCACGGGCGCACGAGTGGCTGCTGCGGGCGGCCGACGACTGGGGCTGA
- a CDS encoding HAD family hydrolase — MARLHLFDLDGTLLHGTSAPVEISRQLGLEAEAVALDQAISSGLIEPPEYATRVRTLWVDLTDAHVTAAFEGAPWLARIREVWGEIRSNGDYCAVVSLSPSFFVERLIDWGAHAAYGSRFPAVPFNEPVDPAGVLSAAAKVVIADRLCKEFGVTRADCVAYGDSSSDRDLFGVVPVSVAVNADSHLAGLATHSYAGKDLWGAYELACRSW, encoded by the coding sequence ATGGCCAGACTTCATCTCTTCGATCTCGACGGCACGTTGTTGCACGGAACGTCCGCCCCTGTCGAGATATCCCGGCAACTCGGCCTGGAAGCCGAGGCCGTGGCCCTCGATCAGGCGATCTCGTCGGGTCTCATCGAGCCACCCGAGTATGCGACGCGGGTGCGCACCCTGTGGGTGGATCTCACGGACGCCCATGTGACGGCCGCATTCGAGGGGGCGCCGTGGCTGGCCCGTATTCGTGAGGTCTGGGGGGAGATCCGAAGCAACGGCGACTACTGCGCGGTGGTGTCGCTCTCGCCGTCCTTCTTCGTGGAGCGGCTCATCGACTGGGGTGCGCATGCGGCGTACGGGTCGCGCTTTCCCGCCGTGCCGTTCAACGAGCCCGTGGATCCGGCCGGTGTACTCAGCGCGGCGGCGAAGGTCGTGATTGCCGATCGGTTGTGCAAGGAGTTCGGGGTCACTCGGGCCGATTGCGTCGCTTATGGAGACTCGTCGTCGGACAGGGACCTCTTCGGTGTGGTTCCGGTCTCCGTCGCAGTCAATGCCGACAGCCATCTGGCCGGTCTCGCGACCCACTCCTACGCGGGGAAGGATCTGTGGGGAGCCTATGAATTGGCGTGTCGCTCCTGGTAA
- a CDS encoding MarR family winged helix-turn-helix transcriptional regulator: protein MTATDPALTALAQGWCALSLLHGRIEAHIERALQARHDLSVREYSLLDVLSRQHDGDGGHLQMKQVADAVVLSQSATTRLVTRLEDRGLLTRYLCPTDRRGIYTNVTPAGLALLEEARPTNDSALREALDEAARNPELAPLVKVVESLKVPA from the coding sequence ATGACAGCGACGGACCCCGCACTCACCGCCCTCGCCCAGGGCTGGTGCGCCCTCTCCCTGCTGCACGGGAGGATCGAGGCCCACATCGAGCGGGCCCTCCAGGCGCGGCACGACCTCAGCGTGCGCGAGTACTCCCTGCTCGACGTCCTCAGCCGTCAGCACGACGGCGACGGAGGCCACCTCCAGATGAAGCAGGTCGCCGACGCGGTCGTCCTGAGCCAGAGCGCCACCACACGACTCGTCACCCGGCTGGAGGACCGCGGTCTGCTGACCCGCTACCTGTGCCCCACCGACCGCCGCGGCATCTACACCAACGTCACGCCGGCAGGCCTTGCCCTGCTGGAGGAGGCGCGGCCGACCAACGACTCCGCGCTGCGCGAGGCGCTCGACGAAGCGGCCAGGAACCCCGAGCTGGCACCCCTGGTCAAGGTCGTCGAGTCGCTGAAGGTGCCCGCATAG
- a CDS encoding serine hydrolase domain-containing protein: MTTSQEELLPGTRRALLHRIAVAQAEGRTPSLVAAVVRGGRAVWHGSRTSVDGHGPDENVQYRIGSITKTFTAVLVLRLRDEGVLDLGDPLEKHVPGTGAGEATIAELLAHTAGLAAESPGPWWERTPGALRPELSDVLGEQPFLHPAGRRHHYSNPGYALLGALVEKLRGAPWEEVLRREVLEPLGLDRTSAQPRAPHAGGWAVHPWADVMLPEPTEDLGRMAAAGQLWSTTGDLAKFAAFLTNGDDRVLSAETVREMHTPAAPPEVADVVDGAAYGLGLQVQHRDGRLLVGHSGSLPGFLANLTISVADDVAAVVLTNCTSGPMLSSVGADLVRIVAEAEPRIPDPWRPLPEVDADVLELAGQWYWGTHAFALRLTVEGGVSMGPLSGGGRRSRFRANGDGTWTGLEGYYAGELLRAVRRPDGSVSHLDLGSFVFTREPYDEGAPVPGGVDPEGWRGIG, encoded by the coding sequence ATGACGACATCCCAGGAAGAGCTGCTCCCCGGCACGCGCCGCGCACTGCTGCACCGCATCGCCGTGGCCCAGGCCGAAGGGCGGACACCGTCGCTGGTCGCGGCGGTCGTGCGGGGCGGCCGGGCCGTCTGGCACGGCTCACGGACCTCGGTGGACGGACACGGCCCGGACGAGAACGTGCAGTACCGGATCGGCTCGATCACCAAGACCTTCACCGCCGTTCTCGTGCTGCGACTGCGTGACGAGGGCGTGCTCGACCTCGGTGACCCGCTGGAGAAGCATGTGCCGGGGACCGGCGCGGGGGAGGCGACCATCGCCGAACTGCTCGCGCACACGGCCGGGTTGGCGGCCGAGTCACCGGGGCCGTGGTGGGAGCGGACCCCGGGCGCCCTGCGTCCTGAGCTGTCGGACGTCCTGGGCGAGCAGCCCTTCCTGCATCCGGCCGGCCGCCGCCATCATTATTCGAACCCCGGTTACGCCCTGCTGGGTGCCCTGGTGGAGAAGCTGCGCGGGGCCCCGTGGGAGGAGGTGCTGCGGCGTGAGGTGCTCGAACCCCTGGGCCTGGACCGTACGAGCGCTCAGCCCCGGGCGCCGCACGCAGGCGGCTGGGCCGTGCATCCCTGGGCCGATGTGATGCTGCCGGAACCCACCGAGGACCTGGGGAGGATGGCTGCGGCGGGCCAACTCTGGTCCACGACCGGTGACTTGGCGAAATTCGCGGCCTTCCTGACGAACGGGGACGACCGGGTGCTGAGCGCGGAGACGGTGCGGGAGATGCACACGCCTGCCGCGCCGCCCGAGGTCGCCGATGTAGTGGACGGTGCCGCCTACGGCCTCGGGTTGCAGGTCCAGCACCGGGACGGCCGACTGCTTGTGGGGCACTCCGGTTCCCTGCCGGGGTTCCTGGCGAACCTCACGATCAGCGTGGCGGACGATGTCGCGGCGGTGGTGCTGACCAACTGCACCTCCGGCCCGATGCTGTCCTCCGTGGGCGCCGACCTCGTCCGGATCGTCGCCGAGGCCGAGCCGCGCATTCCCGACCCGTGGCGACCGCTTCCCGAAGTCGACGCCGACGTACTGGAGTTGGCCGGGCAGTGGTACTGGGGCACGCATGCCTTCGCCCTGCGACTCACCGTCGAGGGAGGAGTCTCCATGGGGCCGTTGTCCGGCGGTGGCCGCCGTTCACGCTTCCGCGCCAACGGCGACGGCACCTGGACGGGGCTGGAGGGTTACTACGCCGGAGAGCTTCTACGGGCCGTACGGCGGCCGGACGGCAGCGTGAGCCACCTGGACCTGGGGTCGTTCGTGTTCACGCGTGAGCCGTACGACGAGGGGGCTCCTGTGCCGGGCGGGGTGGACCCGGAGGGCTGGCGCGGGATCGGCTAG
- the dnaB gene encoding replicative DNA helicase: MSISEPLDDPWADSGPSDRLPASRRRGDGGRGRDDQHDRGRENGEWDGGGTSFERVPPQDLDAEQSVLGGMLLSKDAIADVVEVIKGHDFYKPAHETIFQAILDIYAKGEPADPITIAAELTKRGEINKVGGASYLHTLVQTVPTAANAEYYAEIVHERAVLRRLVEAGTRITQMGYAADDDVDEIVNRAQAEIYAVTEQRTSEDYLPLGDIMEGALDEIEAIGSRTGEMTGVPTGFTDLDSLTNGLHPGQMIVIAARPAMGKSTLALDFARAASIKNNLPSVIFSLEMGRNEIAMRLLSAEARVALHHMRSGTMTDEDWTRLARRMPEVSAAPLYIDDSPNLSMMEIRAKCRRLKQRNDIKLVIIDYLQLMQSGKRSESRQQEVSDMSRNLKLLAKELEVPVIALSQLNRGPEQRTDKKPQVSDLRESGSIEQDADMVILLHREDAYEKESPRAGEADIIVGKHRNGPTATITVAFQGHYSRFVDMAQT, from the coding sequence GTGAGCATTTCCGAGCCCTTGGACGATCCGTGGGCCGACAGCGGTCCCAGTGATCGTCTGCCTGCCTCGCGCCGACGCGGCGACGGGGGACGGGGCCGCGACGACCAGCACGACCGCGGCCGGGAGAACGGCGAATGGGACGGCGGGGGCACCTCGTTCGAGCGGGTGCCGCCGCAGGATCTCGACGCGGAGCAGTCCGTGCTCGGCGGCATGCTCCTGTCCAAGGACGCCATCGCCGACGTCGTCGAGGTCATCAAGGGCCATGACTTCTACAAGCCGGCCCACGAGACGATCTTCCAGGCCATCCTCGACATCTACGCCAAGGGTGAGCCGGCCGACCCCATCACGATCGCCGCCGAGCTGACCAAGCGCGGCGAGATCAACAAGGTCGGCGGCGCATCGTATCTGCACACCCTCGTCCAGACGGTTCCGACGGCGGCGAACGCCGAGTACTACGCGGAGATCGTCCATGAGCGGGCCGTGCTGCGTCGGCTGGTCGAAGCCGGTACACGCATCACCCAGATGGGATACGCGGCCGACGACGACGTCGACGAGATCGTCAACCGTGCCCAGGCCGAGATCTACGCGGTCACCGAGCAGCGCACCAGCGAGGACTACCTCCCGCTCGGCGACATCATGGAGGGCGCGCTCGACGAGATCGAGGCGATCGGCTCCCGCACCGGCGAGATGACCGGTGTGCCCACAGGCTTCACTGACCTCGACTCCCTCACCAACGGTCTGCACCCGGGCCAGATGATCGTCATCGCGGCCCGACCCGCCATGGGTAAGTCCACACTCGCGCTGGACTTCGCGCGGGCGGCGTCGATCAAGAACAACCTGCCGAGCGTCATCTTCTCCCTCGAAATGGGGCGCAACGAGATCGCGATGCGTCTGCTGTCGGCCGAGGCGCGCGTGGCCCTGCACCACATGAGGTCCGGCACCATGACGGACGAGGACTGGACACGCCTGGCCCGTCGGATGCCCGAGGTCTCGGCCGCGCCGCTCTACATCGACGACTCCCCGAACCTGTCGATGATGGAGATCCGCGCGAAGTGCCGTCGGCTCAAGCAGCGCAACGACATCAAGCTCGTGATCATCGACTACCTCCAGCTGATGCAGTCCGGCAAGCGGTCCGAGAGCCGTCAGCAGGAGGTCTCGGACATGTCCCGTAACCTCAAGCTCCTCGCCAAGGAGCTCGAGGTCCCGGTGATCGCGCTCTCGCAGCTCAACCGTGGCCCCGAGCAGCGCACCGACAAGAAGCCGCAGGTCTCCGACCTGCGTGAGTCCGGCTCCATCGAGCAGGACGCCGACATGGTGATCCTGCTGCACCGCGAGGACGCCTACGAGAAGGAGTCGCCGCGCGCCGGCGAGGCGGACATCATCGTCGGCAAGCACCGTAACGGCCCGACGGCGACGATCACGGTCGCCTTCCAGGGCCACTACTCCCGCTTCGTGGACATGGCTCAGACCTGA
- a CDS encoding NUDIX hydrolase: MTVRPVVKRTARAVLLDGDDLILIKRTKPGVDPYWLTPGGGVEPSDTTVVDALHREVYEELGAKITDVVPCFVDTVEHIGDDGGATGVKVQHFFVCRLESMDPSLRHGPEVDEPIGEYEIVRVPFTRVGIASVHLVPLSLRHYLDGNIEGVRAMHAPDLG, from the coding sequence ATGACCGTCCGACCCGTGGTCAAGCGCACCGCACGTGCCGTTCTCCTGGACGGCGACGACCTGATCCTGATCAAACGCACCAAGCCCGGTGTGGATCCCTACTGGCTCACCCCCGGTGGCGGGGTCGAGCCGAGTGACACGACCGTCGTCGACGCGCTGCACCGCGAGGTGTACGAGGAACTCGGCGCCAAGATCACCGACGTGGTGCCCTGCTTCGTCGACACCGTCGAGCACATCGGCGACGACGGTGGCGCGACCGGGGTGAAGGTCCAGCACTTCTTCGTCTGCCGCCTGGAGTCCATGGACCCCTCCCTGCGGCATGGCCCCGAGGTGGACGAGCCCATCGGCGAGTACGAGATCGTGCGGGTGCCGTTCACCCGGGTCGGGATCGCCTCCGTCCACCTCGTACCGCTGTCGCTGCGGCACTACCTGGACGGGAACATCGAGGGCGTACGTGCCATGCACGCGCCCGACCTGGGATGA
- a CDS encoding GNAT family N-acetyltransferase has product MGDLEIRAADSDDVAAIVAMLADDPLGAQRESPDDLAPYLTALERLSADPHQHLMVAVREGRVVGTLQLTVIPGLSRRGATRSIIEGVRVHADERGGGLGTQLIEWAIDESRRQNCQLVQLTSDVTRTDAHRFYERLGFEASHLGFKLPL; this is encoded by the coding sequence ATGGGAGATCTTGAAATACGTGCCGCCGACTCCGACGATGTCGCTGCGATCGTCGCGATGCTCGCCGACGATCCGCTGGGTGCCCAGCGTGAGTCACCGGACGACCTCGCCCCGTATCTGACGGCACTGGAGCGGCTCAGCGCCGACCCCCACCAGCACCTGATGGTCGCCGTGCGCGAGGGCCGCGTCGTCGGCACCCTCCAGCTCACGGTCATCCCCGGCCTGTCCCGACGCGGTGCCACCAGATCGATCATCGAAGGCGTCCGTGTGCACGCCGACGAGCGCGGCGGCGGTCTGGGCACCCAGCTCATCGAGTGGGCGATCGACGAATCCCGGCGCCAGAACTGCCAGTTGGTACAGCTGACCTCCGACGTCACCCGTACCGACGCCCACCGCTTCTACGAACGACTGGGTTTCGAGGCCTCGCATCTGGGCTTCAAGCTGCCTCTCTGA
- a CDS encoding globin domain-containing protein, with translation MDAPTTTSADNGTSGGGSGWFTPHQQPATPPGGEQEAAEGNRLAALRPVGRTTPGHDEHTAAPESGQPRRPAPPAPHSTAPHQPAPFAPYAPPPTPQAPPISASAAPATPPPAEQRVPPQRTAPARAQEASPDAVLIRRTMAEVGPVADKVTSYFYALLFVRHPELRSLFPAAMDTQRDRLLKALLTAAEHIDNTPVLVDYLQNLGRGHRKYGTRPEHYPAVGECLIGALSKYAEHVWGPEFEAAWVRTYTTISQVMIDAAAADELRAPAWWYAEVVAHDLRTPDVAVVTVRPDQPYPFLAGQYTSLETPWWPRIWRHYSFASAPRSDGLLSFHVKAVPAGWVSGALVHRARPGDILRLGPPAGSMTVDHTTDSGLLCLGGGTGIAPIKALVEDVAERGERRPVEVFYGARTDIDLYDIDTMLRLQQTHPWLSVRAVIDQQARLQLPDAIRRYGPWNEFDAYVSGPPGMIRRGVDALRDSGIPSERIRHDSVEELVVIGD, from the coding sequence ATGGACGCTCCGACCACCACGTCGGCCGACAACGGCACTTCCGGCGGCGGGAGCGGCTGGTTCACGCCGCACCAGCAGCCGGCGACGCCGCCGGGCGGTGAGCAGGAAGCCGCCGAGGGCAACCGACTGGCGGCACTGCGCCCGGTCGGCAGGACCACACCCGGTCACGACGAGCACACGGCGGCACCAGAGTCGGGGCAGCCTCGCCGGCCCGCACCCCCCGCCCCGCACTCAACCGCCCCTCACCAGCCCGCACCCTTCGCCCCGTACGCACCCCCACCCACTCCACAGGCGCCCCCGATATCCGCCTCCGCGGCACCGGCGACACCCCCTCCCGCCGAACAGCGCGTGCCCCCTCAGCGGACCGCCCCCGCGAGGGCCCAGGAGGCTTCGCCGGACGCGGTTCTCATCCGCCGGACCATGGCGGAAGTCGGCCCGGTGGCCGACAAGGTCACCTCGTACTTCTACGCCCTGCTCTTCGTCCGCCACCCCGAGTTGCGCTCGCTCTTCCCCGCGGCGATGGACACTCAGCGGGACCGGCTGCTCAAGGCGCTGCTCACCGCCGCGGAACACATCGACAACACCCCCGTCCTCGTGGACTACCTCCAGAACCTCGGCCGCGGTCACCGTAAGTACGGCACCCGTCCCGAGCACTACCCGGCCGTCGGCGAGTGCCTCATCGGCGCTCTGAGCAAGTACGCCGAGCACGTCTGGGGGCCGGAGTTCGAGGCGGCGTGGGTCCGGACGTACACGACGATCTCGCAGGTGATGATCGACGCGGCGGCCGCGGACGAACTGAGGGCGCCCGCCTGGTGGTACGCGGAGGTCGTCGCGCACGACCTGAGGACACCGGACGTCGCCGTCGTCACCGTCCGGCCGGACCAGCCCTATCCCTTCCTCGCCGGGCAGTACACGAGCCTGGAGACGCCCTGGTGGCCGCGGATCTGGCGGCACTACTCCTTCGCCTCGGCACCCCGCTCCGACGGCCTGCTGTCGTTCCATGTGAAGGCCGTCCCCGCGGGCTGGGTCTCAGGCGCCCTGGTGCATCGCGCCAGGCCCGGCGACATCCTCCGCCTCGGCCCGCCGGCCGGTTCCATGACCGTGGACCACACCACCGACAGCGGCCTGCTCTGCCTGGGCGGCGGTACCGGCATAGCGCCCATCAAGGCACTGGTCGAGGACGTGGCCGAGCGCGGCGAGCGCCGCCCGGTCGAGGTCTTCTACGGCGCCCGAACCGACATCGACCTGTACGACATCGACACGATGCTCCGCCTCCAGCAGACCCACCCCTGGCTCTCGGTCCGCGCGGTCATCGACCAGCAGGCGCGTCTCCAGCTCCCCGACGCGATCCGCAGGTACGGCCCCTGGAACGAGTTCGACGCCTATGTCTCGGGCCCACCCGGGATGATCCGCAGGGGTGTGGACGCGCTGAGGGACAGTGGCATCCCGTCCGAGCGCATCCGCCACGACTCGGTGGAGGAGCTCGTCGTCATCGGCGACTGA
- a CDS encoding MFS transporter, giving the protein MPLALLALAIGAFGIGTTEFVIMGLLPEVAGDFGVSIPTAGFLVTGYALGVMFGAPLMTVLGTKVSRKRMLMALMGLFIVGNLLSALAPAFGVMLIGRIVASLAHGAFFGIGSVVAADLVAPDKKAGAIAMMFTGLTVANVVGVPLGTLVGQTAGWRVTFAVVAALGVVGLLGIAKLVPDLPKPEGVHLRHELAAFKNTQVLLAMAMTVLGFGGVFAAITYIAPMMTHVTGFADGSVTWLLVLFGLGMVGGNLVGGKYADRALMPMLYVSLGALAIVLALFTFTAHNKVLAAVTIALIGALGFATVPPLQKRVLDQAHGAPTLASAVNIGAFNLGNALSAWLGGLVISAGLGYTAPNWVGAALAAGALGLAVLSAALERRDSGPSAVVAGAGAGTGSGARTGSGAAAVPAEQRPVAHH; this is encoded by the coding sequence ATGCCTCTCGCGCTTCTAGCCCTCGCGATCGGGGCCTTCGGCATCGGAACCACCGAGTTCGTGATCATGGGCTTGCTGCCCGAGGTCGCGGGAGACTTCGGTGTCTCCATCCCCACGGCGGGCTTCCTGGTGACGGGCTACGCGCTCGGTGTCATGTTCGGCGCCCCGCTCATGACGGTGCTCGGCACCAAGGTCTCCCGCAAGCGCATGCTGATGGCGCTCATGGGCCTGTTCATCGTCGGCAACCTGCTCTCCGCCCTCGCCCCCGCGTTCGGCGTCATGCTGATCGGCCGGATCGTCGCCTCGCTCGCCCACGGAGCCTTCTTCGGCATCGGGTCGGTCGTCGCGGCCGATCTGGTCGCCCCGGACAAGAAGGCCGGCGCCATCGCGATGATGTTCACCGGCCTGACGGTCGCCAACGTCGTCGGTGTGCCGCTGGGCACCCTCGTAGGACAGACCGCCGGCTGGCGGGTCACCTTCGCCGTCGTCGCCGCGCTCGGCGTCGTCGGCCTGCTCGGCATCGCCAAGCTGGTCCCCGACCTGCCCAAGCCTGAAGGCGTGCACCTGCGCCACGAACTGGCCGCCTTCAAGAACACCCAGGTCCTGCTCGCCATGGCGATGACCGTGCTCGGCTTCGGCGGTGTCTTCGCGGCGATCACCTACATCGCGCCGATGATGACCCACGTCACCGGGTTCGCCGACGGCTCCGTCACCTGGCTGCTCGTCCTCTTCGGCCTCGGCATGGTCGGCGGCAACCTGGTCGGAGGCAAGTACGCGGACCGCGCCCTGATGCCCATGCTGTACGTCTCCCTGGGCGCCCTCGCGATCGTCCTCGCGCTCTTCACGTTCACCGCGCACAACAAGGTGCTCGCGGCCGTCACGATCGCGCTCATCGGCGCCCTCGGCTTCGCCACCGTCCCGCCGCTCCAGAAGCGCGTCCTCGACCAGGCGCACGGCGCCCCGACGCTCGCCTCGGCCGTGAACATCGGCGCCTTCAACCTCGGCAACGCGCTCTCCGCCTGGCTCGGCGGCCTCGTCATCAGCGCCGGCCTCGGCTACACCGCTCCCAACTGGGTGGGCGCGGCCCTCGCCGCGGGCGCCCTGGGCCTCGCCGTCCTTTCAGCGGCCCTGGAACGCAGGGACAGCGGGCCCAGCGCGGTAGTCGCCGGAGCCGGAGCTGGAACCGGATCTGGAGCCCGAACGGGATCTGGAGCGGCAGCCGTGCCCGCCGAGCAGAGGCCCGTCGCCCACCACTGA